Proteins encoded in a region of the Vicia villosa cultivar HV-30 ecotype Madison, WI linkage group LG5, Vvil1.0, whole genome shotgun sequence genome:
- the LOC131604957 gene encoding uncharacterized protein LOC131604957 yields the protein MPSSSDEERPKTTDLSSKLDDPSLNPRNPYYLHPGENPGATIVAPPLDDNNYHNWSKSMRRSSKNKLSFINGALPRPSPTNPDFELWDRANSMVISWINRTLSPHIAKSTIFFNSAHDLWEDLRERFTKGNHFRFSNLLRDLHSIQQGDRSLSTYFTGLKILWDELDDSRPSPSCSCSVPCTCDLAKAVRTYKHMEYVTFFLKASSLTPTVLAANSNSKPKGKPSSKTPILCTKCSKTNHTIENCYFKHGFPPGYRSKNSTTIADSNTLITSDTEFSLSKLDYQHLLLLLQQSKKDNPNPKPSNSDVAVISGIAPTAKQTKLPFPTSNSTTTKCFDLVEG from the exons ATGCcgtcttcgtctgatgaagaaaGACCTAAAACCACAGATTTATCATCCAAACTTGATGACCCAAGTCTCAATCCAAGAAATCCCTATTACCTTCATCCTGGAGAAAACCCAGGTGCCACCATTGTTGCTCCTCCATTGGATGACAACAATTACCACAACTGGAGCAAATCTATGCGGCGCTCCTCAAAGAACAAACTTTCATTCATCAATGGCGCTCTTCCCAGACCCTCTCCCACCAACCCTGATTTCGAGCTATGGGATCGTGCCAACAGCATGGTTATTTCATGGATTAACCGCACTCTCTCTCCGCACATTGCAAAGAGCACCATTTTCTTCAACTCTGCGCACGATCTTTGGGAGGACCTCAGAGAAAGATTCACCAAAGGTAATCATTTTCGTTTCTCCAATCTTTTACGCGATTTGCATTCAATTCAACAAGGAGATCGATCTTTATCAACATACTTCACTGGTCTCAAGATCCTTTGGGACGAATTGGATGATTCGCGTCCATCCCCATCCTGTTCATGCTCTGTACCTTGCACTTGTGACCTAGCTAAGGCCGTGCGAACCTACAAACACATGGAGTATGTGACCTTCTTTCTGAAAG CTTCATCTCTTACTCCCACTGTGCTTGCTGCAAATTCCAACTCTAAACCTAAAGGAAAACCATCCTCCAAAACCCCTATTTTGTGTACTAAATGCAGTAAAACAAACCATACTATTGAAAACTGTTATTTCAAGCATGGTTTCCCTCCTGGATATCGTTCCAAGAACTCCACAACTATAGCTGATTCCAATACCCTTATTACTTCAGACACAGAGTTCTCTCTTTCAAAACTAGACTATCAGCACCTCCTGCTTTTACTTCAACAATCAAAGAAGGATAATCCAAATCCCAAGCCATCCAACTCTGATGTTGCTGTCATTTCAGGTATAGCACCTACAG CTAAGCAAACTAAGCTGCCTTTCCCTACAAGTAATTCTACTACTACTAAGTGTTTTGAtcttgttgaaggatag